A part of Nocardioides sp. WS12 genomic DNA contains:
- a CDS encoding MFS transporter produces MSEGVIGRRSAGQLLLSRDFGLFNTAKTFSTLGIWVHSVVAAIAMFSATNSTAAVGLVSAVQFLPLLLLAPLSGKWTDMGSTKRQLLFGRIISTAGSAAVSAYYLVDHPTGHRAAVILLAASTIVGIGGALGGPAWQSAVSELVTVEELPSAIAINASPLVVGRLLGPLLGAGCVAISGDALGFAVAGLTQVVCLALLMPVRFPRRTTAVDGDDTILTGVRHVLTHRYLLLMMFAITAVGFGSEPTLTVAPAIAASLGGGAALVGILTASFGVGAAVGMAITAGFAPHFRSEELALWGLTSMTVGALAMAASPWQSSTMLGFGLVGIGFSMASTSVGTAVQVSVPPRLRGRIMALWLVGFVGSRPLASVLVGITADLTSARAAVLVMALLPASAAFLCRPRALPPKPELN; encoded by the coding sequence ATGAGCGAGGGGGTGATCGGTCGCCGTTCAGCTGGCCAACTCCTCCTGTCCCGGGACTTCGGACTCTTCAATACTGCGAAGACCTTCTCCACTCTCGGCATCTGGGTACACAGCGTCGTCGCCGCGATCGCCATGTTTAGTGCCACGAACTCCACCGCTGCGGTCGGCCTCGTCAGTGCGGTGCAGTTCCTGCCACTACTCTTGCTCGCCCCATTGAGCGGCAAGTGGACAGACATGGGCAGCACGAAACGGCAACTTCTCTTCGGCAGGATCATCAGTACAGCCGGGAGTGCCGCCGTCTCCGCGTATTATCTCGTTGACCATCCGACGGGGCACCGCGCAGCGGTGATCCTTCTCGCCGCGTCGACCATCGTGGGTATCGGTGGCGCGCTCGGCGGACCAGCGTGGCAATCGGCTGTGAGTGAACTCGTCACCGTCGAGGAGCTCCCTTCCGCCATCGCCATCAACGCCTCTCCCCTCGTCGTCGGGCGCCTACTTGGCCCACTCCTCGGCGCCGGTTGCGTCGCAATCTCCGGCGACGCCCTCGGATTCGCGGTCGCCGGGCTCACACAGGTGGTCTGCCTCGCCCTGCTCATGCCGGTACGATTCCCTCGTCGTACCACAGCTGTCGATGGTGACGACACCATCCTGACCGGTGTCCGCCACGTCCTCACCCATCGCTATCTCCTCCTCATGATGTTTGCGATCACAGCTGTGGGCTTCGGCTCAGAGCCCACCTTGACCGTTGCTCCAGCCATTGCTGCTTCACTCGGCGGAGGAGCTGCGCTGGTCGGAATTCTCACCGCTTCCTTCGGCGTAGGCGCCGCCGTGGGAATGGCCATCACGGCCGGATTCGCTCCCCATTTCAGGTCTGAGGAACTTGCCCTGTGGGGGCTGACTAGCATGACAGTCGGCGCGCTGGCCATGGCCGCCTCGCCTTGGCAGTCATCGACCATGCTGGGGTTCGGACTCGTCGGCATCGGGTTCAGCATGGCGTCGACGTCAGTGGGGACAGCCGTCCAGGTCAGCGTGCCCCCACGCCTACGCGGTCGGATCATGGCACTGTGGCTTGTCGGATTTGTTGGCTCCCGCCCGCTGGCATCGGTTCTCGTCGGTATCACTGCTGACCTCACCTCCGCTCGCGCGGCCGTCCTTGTCATGGCGCTCCTCCCGGCCAGTGCGGCCTTCCTCTGCCGCCCCCGTGCGCTTCCTCCGAAGCCGGAGCTGAACTAA
- a CDS encoding MFS transporter, translating into MSTPAAPAGESAAPHATAAAGHRPGSREYRRIMVALMLAGMVTFVLLYDTQALLPALCTSFQVTPTQATLSMSLATAGLGLGLLVVGPASEMFGRTRLIHAGVWAAALVALLCPFAWSWNSLLALRFLQGFVLAGLPAVATAYLREELHRSGHARAAGIYIGGTALGGMVGRLLTAPITDALSWRWGLGAAAALALACAVAVGLTLPPSTNFRPRRWGEIGFGAMSRAVLTDPALRRLYVVGACAIGALVIVFNNLGFRLVGAPHHLGIGAISLFYLVYPLGTLSSTVAGAWADRIGRRAVMPAGCLLAVGGVALTIPDSLLSIVLGLAGLIAGFFVVHGIASGWVAARAHAAGGSASQAASFYLIAYYAGASVFGSLGSSAWSAGGWTGTVALALGLMVVAGLLSLSLRNIPVLVQH; encoded by the coding sequence GTGAGCACCCCAGCCGCGCCCGCCGGTGAATCGGCCGCGCCCCATGCAACTGCCGCCGCCGGCCACCGCCCGGGATCGCGCGAGTACCGACGCATCATGGTCGCGCTGATGCTGGCAGGGATGGTCACGTTCGTGCTGCTCTACGACACACAGGCCCTTCTACCAGCGTTGTGCACTTCTTTCCAGGTGACACCAACGCAAGCGACACTCTCCATGTCTTTGGCCACTGCCGGCCTCGGACTCGGGCTACTCGTGGTCGGCCCTGCGTCCGAGATGTTCGGCAGGACCCGCCTGATCCACGCCGGGGTCTGGGCAGCTGCACTGGTCGCCCTGCTGTGTCCCTTTGCCTGGTCGTGGAACTCGCTGCTCGCGCTCCGCTTCCTTCAAGGTTTCGTGCTTGCCGGCCTTCCCGCGGTGGCCACTGCCTATCTGCGTGAGGAGCTCCATCGCTCGGGTCACGCCCGGGCAGCTGGAATCTACATCGGTGGAACAGCCTTGGGTGGCATGGTTGGCCGGCTCCTCACCGCACCCATCACCGATGCCCTCTCCTGGAGGTGGGGGCTCGGAGCCGCGGCCGCTCTTGCGTTGGCGTGCGCGGTCGCAGTAGGCCTCACCCTTCCCCCCTCAACCAACTTCCGACCGCGGCGATGGGGGGAAATTGGTTTCGGCGCAATGTCTCGCGCAGTCCTGACCGATCCAGCACTGCGTCGGCTCTACGTCGTGGGAGCATGTGCGATCGGCGCGCTGGTCATCGTCTTCAACAATCTCGGCTTCCGGCTCGTGGGCGCCCCGCATCACTTGGGCATCGGCGCCATCAGCCTGTTCTACCTCGTCTACCCGCTGGGCACGCTCAGCTCCACGGTTGCCGGCGCTTGGGCCGATCGCATCGGCCGGCGCGCGGTGATGCCAGCGGGCTGCCTGCTCGCAGTCGGCGGAGTCGCACTCACCATCCCGGACTCTCTCTTGAGCATCGTCCTCGGTCTTGCCGGACTCATCGCAGGCTTCTTCGTCGTTCACGGCATCGCCAGCGGTTGGGTGGCTGCCCGGGCGCACGCAGCAGGGGGCAGCGCCAGCCAGGCCGCGTCCTTCTATCTGATTGCTTATTACGCCGGCGCCTCCGTTTTCGGCAGCCTTGGAAGCAGCGCGTGGTCGGCTGGGGGGTGGACCGGAACCGTCGCGCTTGCCCTCGGCCTCATGGTGGTTGCCGGCCTCCTGTCGCTGAGCCTGCGCAACATTCCGGTTCTGGTCCAGCACTAA
- a CDS encoding LysR family transcriptional regulator: MRIRDLEWVVVLAEHLHVTSASVALGVSQPTLSRALSRVEAEIGAVLFERVPGGLVISPNGELVVDASRELIGRYRRLLSEVEIRLDAERGTVRLAFLDSMATSLVPRILRGFHQEAPLVRVSLSQEPAHIMQRELAAGAVDLAITSARPPGDYGWVTLQDERLVVVVPPTHALRRRKRVDLSDLVNDQLITTPSGFGFRNLVDNLLADSGITMAISFESADLGTIEGLVAAGLGVAILPEAFAGSSDTIGLAIASPRARRTVGLTWRTDREMEPAAARFRKFVVDQALGACCVREI; the protein is encoded by the coding sequence ATGCGCATTCGCGACTTGGAATGGGTGGTCGTGCTCGCTGAACACCTCCACGTCACATCGGCGTCCGTGGCTCTCGGCGTCAGTCAGCCGACGTTGTCACGCGCGTTGTCACGCGTCGAGGCAGAAATCGGCGCAGTGCTCTTCGAGCGCGTTCCCGGCGGCCTCGTCATTTCGCCCAATGGCGAATTGGTTGTGGACGCGAGTCGCGAACTCATTGGGCGCTATCGCCGACTGCTCTCCGAGGTCGAAATTCGGTTGGACGCCGAACGGGGAACCGTTCGTCTTGCCTTTCTCGACTCCATGGCGACGTCGCTCGTGCCGAGGATCCTGCGGGGGTTTCACCAGGAGGCACCACTTGTACGTGTCAGCCTCTCGCAGGAACCTGCCCACATCATGCAGCGTGAATTGGCGGCCGGAGCGGTCGACTTGGCGATCACTTCTGCACGACCTCCCGGCGACTACGGCTGGGTGACCCTCCAGGACGAGCGCTTGGTTGTCGTGGTGCCTCCGACTCATGCGCTCCGTCGTCGTAAGCGCGTCGATCTGTCTGACCTCGTGAACGACCAGCTGATCACGACTCCGTCCGGATTTGGATTCCGCAATCTGGTCGACAACCTACTTGCGGACTCTGGCATCACGATGGCGATCTCTTTCGAGAGTGCCGACCTCGGCACCATCGAAGGACTGGTCGCTGCCGGACTCGGCGTTGCCATTCTCCCCGAGGCGTTCGCAGGTTCCTCGGACACGATCGGCCTTGCCATCGCCAGCCCGAGAGCGCGACGAACGGTCGGGCTGACGTGGCGCACTGATCGTGAAATGGAGCCGGCTGCCGCGCGCTTCAGGAAATTCGTCGTCGACCAGGCCCTTGGTGCTTGTTGCGTCCGCGAAATCTGA
- a CDS encoding enoyl-CoA hydratase-related protein — protein sequence MGDFVRLEVANGVGTLRLDRPKLNALDEAMQEEIRATAAEATARDDVKAVVVWGGERVFAAGADVKEMADMSYTAMIQRSSGLTTAFSSVARIPKPVVAAINGYALGGGCELALCADFRIAADNATLGQPEVLLGVIPGAGGTQRLSRLVGPSKAKDIIFSGRFVKADEALAIGLVDRLVPAADVYAEAVVWASQFAKAATYAVRAAKESIDRGLEVDLETGLEIERQHFAGLFATEDRSIGMGSFVENGPGRAEFVGR from the coding sequence ATGGGTGACTTCGTACGGCTTGAGGTGGCGAACGGTGTCGGGACACTTCGGCTGGACCGGCCAAAGTTGAACGCACTCGACGAAGCGATGCAGGAGGAGATCCGTGCGACGGCCGCCGAGGCGACGGCGCGCGACGATGTCAAGGCCGTCGTGGTCTGGGGCGGCGAGCGTGTGTTTGCTGCAGGGGCCGATGTCAAGGAGATGGCCGACATGTCCTACACGGCGATGATCCAGAGGTCCTCAGGGCTGACCACGGCGTTCTCCTCAGTTGCACGAATCCCGAAGCCTGTCGTGGCTGCGATCAATGGGTATGCGCTGGGTGGTGGCTGTGAGTTGGCGCTCTGTGCTGACTTTCGGATCGCGGCCGACAATGCGACGCTGGGTCAGCCGGAGGTGCTTCTCGGCGTGATCCCGGGCGCTGGCGGGACGCAGCGGCTGAGCCGTCTGGTCGGCCCGAGCAAGGCGAAGGACATCATCTTCTCCGGCCGGTTCGTGAAGGCTGACGAAGCACTGGCCATCGGGCTGGTTGACCGTCTGGTTCCAGCCGCTGACGTCTACGCCGAAGCCGTCGTCTGGGCGAGCCAGTTCGCGAAGGCGGCGACGTATGCCGTGCGGGCGGCGAAGGAGTCGATCGACCGTGGTCTCGAGGTCGATCTGGAGACCGGCCTGGAGATCGAGCGGCAGCATTTCGCGGGCCTGTTCGCGACCGAGGACCGCAGCATCGGGATGGGCTCCTTCGTTGAGAACGGGCCGGGAAGGGCTGAGTTCGTCGGCCGTTGA
- a CDS encoding glucose 1-dehydrogenase — translation MRAGLTDHVSIVTGGAGGIGAAVARSLVADGARVMVTDVQDDLGRSLAEELGDAATFEHHDVTDESAWAGVVDATINKFGRVDSLVNNAGILGMKPFLEMTVADFDRVMDINARSVFLGMHAVAPAFAQQKRGVIVNLSSTAGLSGQVGGLAYSASKWAVRGMSKSIALELGGHGIRVVSLHPGTIVTPMTEQVGASLDQPAPASALGRNGKPEEIAAVVAFLVSEDASYMTGTEVVVDGGWSAGLSPAMYGLMRQARER, via the coding sequence ATGAGAGCAGGACTGACCGACCATGTGAGCATCGTGACTGGCGGAGCCGGCGGCATCGGCGCTGCGGTCGCACGGAGCCTGGTCGCAGACGGCGCACGCGTCATGGTCACGGATGTCCAGGATGACCTGGGCCGCTCGTTGGCCGAGGAACTGGGCGACGCCGCGACTTTCGAGCACCACGACGTCACCGACGAATCAGCGTGGGCTGGCGTCGTCGACGCGACGATCAACAAGTTCGGTCGAGTCGACTCCTTGGTCAACAATGCCGGAATCCTCGGCATGAAGCCGTTCCTCGAGATGACAGTGGCGGACTTCGACCGGGTGATGGACATCAACGCTCGTAGCGTGTTCCTCGGCATGCACGCCGTCGCCCCCGCATTCGCCCAGCAGAAGCGAGGCGTCATCGTGAATCTTTCCTCGACCGCCGGACTGAGCGGTCAGGTTGGCGGATTGGCCTACTCGGCGTCCAAATGGGCCGTCCGGGGAATGTCGAAGAGCATTGCGTTGGAACTGGGCGGTCACGGGATTCGGGTCGTCTCGCTTCATCCTGGAACGATCGTGACGCCCATGACCGAGCAGGTTGGGGCGTCCTTGGACCAACCTGCCCCGGCCAGCGCGCTCGGGCGCAACGGGAAGCCGGAGGAGATCGCCGCCGTCGTCGCGTTCCTGGTGTCGGAGGACGCTTCGTACATGACAGGGACCGAGGTCGTCGTCGACGGGGGCTGGAGCGCAGGCCTCAGCCCGGCGATGTACGGCCTCATGCGGCAGGCACGGGAACGCTGA
- a CDS encoding sugar ABC transporter ATP-binding protein, protein MDASTTTAPPALRVAGLSKTFAGTYALRDFNFEVAVGEVHALLGGNGSGKSTFIKMLSGYHRPDSGGEVFISGKQLNVGSADDAAALGCRFVHQDLGLVDTLSITDNILIGADFPSRFGTVLGKEARGIATSALQRISLNLDPDRLVATLTASQRTGVAIARAIGTAQPGEISLLVLDEPTASLPPDEVDTLLALVRRASDAGVAVIYVTHRIGEVFQVADNVSVLRDGITVARRKVAALDRPALLQLLTEAEGDVPVEAPAIPLEFLDAPPLMTVNGVGSGSLASMTIEACPGEVVGIAGITGSGRESALGAIFGALERSGTVSVGGKQLRPLRPADAMALGMAYVPPDRHAAGGIMSLTARENLSIGDLASIWRAPFVRRRKERELASESFRRLDVRPAEDIERKLELFSGGNQQKVVIAKWLRRNPKVFLLDEPTQGVDVAARARIHEEIVGVARSGAAVLVASADVDELVAISDRVLVLAEGRLACALAGDDINVGEIGKQMQKSWKEASA, encoded by the coding sequence ATGGACGCCTCCACCACCACCGCGCCGCCCGCGCTGCGTGTTGCCGGGCTGAGCAAGACGTTTGCCGGCACCTATGCGCTGCGGGACTTCAACTTCGAGGTTGCCGTCGGTGAAGTGCATGCATTGCTGGGTGGGAACGGGTCTGGCAAGTCGACGTTCATCAAGATGCTGTCCGGCTATCACCGGCCCGACTCCGGCGGTGAGGTGTTCATCTCGGGGAAGCAGTTGAACGTGGGCTCAGCGGATGATGCGGCCGCTCTCGGTTGCCGCTTCGTTCACCAGGACCTCGGGTTGGTGGACACCCTGTCGATCACCGACAACATCTTGATCGGTGCGGATTTCCCTTCCCGGTTCGGGACAGTCCTGGGCAAGGAAGCGAGGGGCATTGCCACCTCGGCGCTGCAGCGCATCTCGCTCAACCTCGACCCCGACCGACTGGTCGCCACGTTGACGGCCTCTCAGCGCACGGGAGTGGCGATCGCGCGTGCGATTGGCACTGCTCAGCCCGGCGAGATCAGTCTGCTTGTGCTGGACGAGCCCACCGCGTCCTTGCCGCCCGATGAGGTCGACACATTGCTGGCACTCGTTCGTCGGGCGTCCGACGCGGGTGTCGCTGTCATCTATGTGACGCATCGAATCGGCGAAGTCTTCCAGGTCGCCGACAACGTTTCGGTGCTACGCGACGGGATCACGGTTGCGCGGCGCAAGGTGGCCGCGCTGGATCGTCCGGCCCTGCTGCAGTTGTTGACCGAGGCCGAGGGTGACGTCCCCGTCGAGGCGCCCGCCATTCCGCTCGAGTTCCTCGACGCTCCGCCACTGATGACGGTGAACGGCGTGGGTTCGGGGTCGTTGGCCAGTATGACGATCGAGGCATGTCCGGGCGAGGTAGTCGGGATCGCTGGTATCACGGGCTCGGGCCGGGAGTCAGCGCTGGGCGCGATCTTCGGTGCGTTGGAGCGCAGCGGCACGGTTTCCGTAGGCGGCAAGCAGTTACGGCCCCTCCGCCCGGCCGACGCGATGGCGCTGGGCATGGCCTATGTGCCACCCGACCGGCACGCGGCTGGCGGGATCATGTCGCTCACCGCCCGCGAGAACCTCAGCATCGGCGACCTGGCCTCGATCTGGCGGGCCCCGTTCGTGCGACGTCGCAAAGAACGTGAACTTGCAAGTGAGTCCTTCCGACGGTTGGACGTGCGGCCTGCTGAGGACATCGAGCGGAAGCTTGAGTTGTTCAGCGGTGGGAACCAGCAGAAGGTCGTGATTGCGAAGTGGCTCCGGCGGAACCCGAAGGTCTTCCTTCTCGACGAGCCGACGCAAGGCGTAGACGTGGCTGCCCGCGCCCGCATCCACGAGGAGATCGTGGGGGTCGCTCGCAGCGGTGCCGCAGTGCTCGTGGCGTCAGCGGACGTCGACGAACTGGTTGCGATCTCTGACCGGGTGCTCGTCCTCGCGGAAGGACGGCTGGCCTGCGCCCTGGCGGGCGATGACATCAACGTGGGTGAGATCGGAAAGCAAATGCAAAAATCCTGGAAGGAGGCGTCGGCATGA
- a CDS encoding ABC transporter permease yields the protein MSRLPNIGLDRFSGLYLWAAFIILFGIWSPELFLTSATAHSIGSAYAVPALLALALLVPMATGCFDVSVGATANLATIVVIVLQVRHEWGMWTAIAATLLVGAAVGFMNGLIVVGLKVDSFIATLASATVIGAVTAIVMGPAVPMPVVDETWRNLTAREGVLGFPVIVFWVLAVGLVLYWVLDHAKIGRYLYAIGGNREASRLAGVAVDRWQWMSFIISGVISAFAGVVFASYSGPSSGYGMALLLPAFAAAFLGTTQVRPGRPNVWGTLIAVYVLATGVKGMQLVTGEPWLNDMFNGVALILAVAFAGWRQRNAKRSPRARSGVHPDNAEDLKTSSSQDITQPANAE from the coding sequence ATGAGCCGTCTGCCGAACATCGGTCTCGACCGCTTCAGCGGCCTGTATCTCTGGGCTGCGTTCATCATTCTGTTCGGCATCTGGAGCCCTGAACTGTTCCTGACGTCGGCGACTGCGCACTCGATCGGTTCTGCGTACGCAGTTCCTGCCTTGCTGGCACTGGCCTTGCTGGTGCCGATGGCTACTGGATGCTTCGACGTGTCCGTCGGCGCCACGGCCAACCTGGCGACCATCGTTGTCATTGTGCTCCAGGTTCGCCATGAGTGGGGCATGTGGACGGCGATCGCGGCGACGCTCCTGGTTGGAGCTGCTGTGGGCTTCATGAACGGTCTGATCGTCGTCGGTCTGAAGGTCGACTCCTTCATAGCCACACTGGCCTCCGCCACTGTCATCGGAGCTGTGACTGCAATCGTCATGGGACCAGCGGTCCCGATGCCGGTCGTCGACGAGACATGGCGAAACCTCACCGCTCGTGAAGGTGTACTCGGGTTCCCGGTCATCGTGTTCTGGGTGCTGGCGGTCGGTCTTGTCCTGTACTGGGTGCTCGACCACGCAAAGATCGGTCGTTACCTTTACGCCATCGGCGGCAATCGCGAGGCATCCCGGCTGGCTGGTGTCGCTGTTGATCGCTGGCAGTGGATGTCCTTCATCATCTCAGGCGTCATCTCTGCCTTCGCTGGCGTCGTCTTTGCCTCGTACAGCGGTCCATCGTCCGGGTACGGCATGGCACTGCTTCTCCCGGCCTTCGCTGCGGCCTTCTTGGGGACCACCCAAGTGCGCCCGGGTCGCCCGAATGTCTGGGGCACGCTGATCGCGGTGTACGTCCTTGCCACTGGTGTGAAGGGCATGCAGCTTGTCACCGGGGAACCGTGGCTCAACGACATGTTCAACGGAGTGGCATTGATTCTTGCAGTCGCTTTCGCCGGTTGGCGACAGCGCAATGCGAAGAGGAGTCCTCGAGCACGTAGTGGTGTGCACCCCGACAATGCGGAGGACTTGAAGACGAGCTCCTCGCAGGACATCACGCAGCCCGCCAACGCCGAGTAG
- a CDS encoding sugar ABC transporter substrate-binding protein, with amino-acid sequence MEPATEIGVKTPLPAPPASGQTIAVLTGGDQSSTAIADAIKEVAKQVGWEVVTIGFKQDQPQTVVTALEQVLSLNPKPVATTVTSVSPEVWQSVIPDFEEAGVAIIPIGTTGIEAQPAVPTGDFLWGGDTQEQRGEQIGNYIVASSGGKAKVVAIDSPDIPIFGKYNEGIKKALDACAGCSMTVENVSTKDLFTNGAATAASIAQRSADADWLSLPFGSVFVGLRNSLEAAGRGDIHVTSSSCSQENLQDVKDGKVDACLVTAAKYFGYVTMDAAFRIVQKAELPLAEYTVMPQQIFTEENTEETISDYFQPEDIPQRFNTLWGLK; translated from the coding sequence ATGGAGCCGGCCACGGAAATCGGCGTCAAGACGCCGCTGCCCGCACCGCCGGCAAGTGGCCAGACGATCGCGGTCCTCACTGGTGGCGACCAGAGTTCTACTGCGATCGCCGATGCGATCAAGGAAGTTGCGAAGCAGGTCGGCTGGGAGGTCGTCACGATCGGCTTCAAGCAGGACCAGCCGCAGACGGTCGTCACTGCGCTCGAGCAAGTGCTGAGTCTGAACCCCAAGCCGGTGGCCACGACGGTGACTTCGGTCTCCCCGGAGGTCTGGCAGTCGGTGATCCCGGACTTTGAGGAGGCCGGTGTCGCCATCATCCCGATCGGCACGACGGGCATCGAGGCACAACCGGCCGTTCCGACCGGTGACTTCCTGTGGGGTGGTGACACTCAGGAGCAGCGGGGCGAGCAGATCGGCAACTACATCGTGGCCAGCTCCGGCGGCAAGGCGAAGGTCGTCGCCATCGATTCTCCGGACATCCCCATCTTCGGCAAGTACAACGAGGGGATCAAGAAGGCACTCGACGCTTGTGCTGGTTGCTCGATGACTGTGGAGAACGTGAGCACGAAGGATCTCTTCACCAACGGCGCGGCAACTGCGGCGTCGATCGCGCAGCGCAGCGCTGACGCGGACTGGCTCTCCCTCCCGTTCGGCAGCGTCTTTGTCGGCCTGCGTAACTCGCTCGAGGCGGCCGGACGCGGTGACATTCATGTCACCAGTTCCAGTTGCTCGCAGGAGAATCTCCAGGACGTCAAGGACGGTAAGGTCGACGCCTGCCTCGTGACCGCTGCCAAGTACTTCGGCTACGTCACCATGGATGCCGCATTCCGGATCGTGCAGAAGGCGGAGCTCCCGCTGGCGGAGTACACCGTGATGCCGCAGCAGATCTTCACCGAGGAAAACACCGAGGAGACGATCTCGGACTACTTCCAGCCGGAAGACATCCCGCAGCGCTTCAACACGCTCTGGGGTCTCAAGTGA
- a CDS encoding carboxymuconolactone decarboxylase family protein, with amino-acid sequence MYDRLVDAAIRARGQLAPLDLELIGFAVNTAASGPGSAGAAGHAAAARQLGASDDLLVEVAQIVGVVGIHTLASCMSIVDELSGEHSAASDDELGRLQEDFERRRGTWSPFWEALLSSDPAFFAAYANYSSHPIERGQLPPMLRELMVFAMNATTTKLFVKGVRGHGGAAMRLGATRETLIQVLELVSLVGVGSSTSAALILSEG; translated from the coding sequence GTGTACGACCGCTTGGTCGATGCTGCGATCCGGGCGCGCGGCCAGTTGGCTCCTCTGGATCTGGAGTTGATCGGTTTCGCCGTGAACACTGCGGCCTCCGGGCCCGGTTCGGCTGGGGCAGCGGGTCACGCCGCGGCTGCCCGGCAACTCGGTGCCTCTGACGATCTTCTCGTCGAGGTGGCCCAGATCGTGGGCGTGGTCGGGATACACACCCTTGCCTCGTGCATGTCCATCGTCGACGAACTCAGCGGTGAGCACTCAGCAGCTTCCGACGACGAGCTGGGCCGCCTCCAGGAGGACTTCGAGCGTCGCCGTGGCACATGGTCGCCCTTCTGGGAGGCATTGCTCAGCAGCGACCCTGCGTTCTTCGCGGCCTATGCCAACTACTCGAGCCACCCGATCGAGCGTGGCCAACTCCCGCCAATGCTTCGCGAGCTCATGGTCTTCGCAATGAACGCGACGACGACCAAGCTTTTCGTGAAAGGCGTGCGCGGCCACGGCGGCGCCGCGATGCGACTCGGCGCGACGAGGGAAACGCTGATCCAGGTCCTGGAACTGGTGTCCCTCGTCGGCGTCGGATCCTCGACAAGCGCGGCACTAATTCTCAGCGAGGGCTGA
- a CDS encoding cyclase family protein, with amino-acid sequence MTTTDANVSDSSNGPEEDDWRAVATRVRNWGRWGDDDELGTLNHITPEAVQYAATLARRGKVIPLSVPLNSDGPQDAFGLRRNPVHLMSVDGGDDDAAEHLHGWGGRKEKGIATLYDAGPARYADDWIMMPCQAGTQWDALSHVFYEGKMYNGYPSSAVTSLGATKASIEPIGMAGGVVGRGVLLDVARHRGVDRLEPHTAITPEELDDVVATQGVELRTGDIIVIRTGWWQEYDEKQDGHQWFVDTPGVHWRVAEWLHLHNAAAVAADNISVESQPPANGVRLCFHMLAIRDMGMMLGEIWDLEELGADCASNGTYDFLLVAPALPITGAVGTPVNPIAIR; translated from the coding sequence ATGACCACCACCGACGCCAACGTCTCGGACAGCAGCAACGGACCCGAAGAGGACGACTGGCGAGCGGTCGCCACCCGGGTTCGAAACTGGGGTCGATGGGGCGACGACGACGAGCTCGGCACGCTGAACCACATCACTCCGGAGGCAGTGCAGTATGCCGCTACTCTCGCGCGACGCGGCAAAGTCATCCCGCTGTCGGTCCCACTCAACTCCGACGGGCCGCAGGATGCATTCGGACTGCGGCGCAATCCGGTCCACCTGATGTCGGTCGACGGCGGTGACGATGATGCGGCTGAGCACCTGCACGGCTGGGGAGGCCGCAAGGAAAAGGGCATCGCCACGCTCTATGACGCAGGCCCGGCCCGCTATGCCGATGACTGGATCATGATGCCGTGTCAGGCGGGCACCCAATGGGACGCCCTCTCCCACGTCTTCTATGAAGGGAAAATGTACAACGGATACCCTTCGTCGGCGGTCACCAGCCTGGGTGCCACCAAAGCCAGTATTGAGCCGATCGGGATGGCTGGCGGCGTGGTCGGTCGAGGAGTGCTTCTGGACGTGGCCCGGCACCGGGGCGTGGACCGTCTGGAACCGCACACTGCGATCACGCCCGAGGAACTCGACGATGTCGTGGCCACCCAGGGCGTCGAGCTTCGAACCGGCGACATCATCGTCATCCGAACGGGGTGGTGGCAGGAGTACGACGAGAAGCAGGACGGACACCAATGGTTCGTCGACACGCCGGGTGTGCACTGGCGGGTCGCGGAATGGCTCCACCTCCACAACGCTGCAGCCGTCGCGGCCGACAACATCAGCGTCGAGTCCCAGCCCCCCGCAAACGGTGTCCGGCTGTGCTTCCACATGCTCGCGATCCGGGACATGGGCATGATGCTGGGCGAGATCTGGGATCTGGAGGAGCTGGGTGCGGACTGCGCTTCTAACGGCACCTACGACTTCCTCCTCGTCGCGCCCGCCTTGCCCATCACTGGCGCTGTCGGGACGCCCGTCAACCCCATCGCCATCCGGTGA